The region TGGGTGCCGCAGGCGTGGAGGGGCAACGCCCTCATGCTGCGCTGGAATTCACCGACTCAACTTTGTTGCTCGAAGCGGTCAGGCTCGGGCATGGCGTCGCATTGACCCGACGTTCGATTGCCCATTCACTGATTCAACGCGGGGATCTGGTCAAGCTCACCGATATTGAACCGGCGCATTCTTCACGCTATTACCTGGTCTGGCCGATGGGGACCAAACGTTCGGCGCAACTGATAGCCCTGCACACGTGGCTCAACGACCAGGTCGCGACGTATCAAGACAGCCTGTAACCCACGCACAGCAAAACGCCGACCCGGAGGTCGGCGCTTTGCATTTAAAACAGCGAAATAATTACTTCGCTTTCACACCTTCAAACGTCACGTACAGCTCAACAGTGTTGGACGCTGGGCCCAGGTCCATCTGCTTGCCGAAGTCCTGGCGGTTGAAGCTGGTGGTGCCTTCAAAGCCGGCACGGTAGCCGCCCCATGGATCTTTGCCTTCACCCAGGAAGGTGGCCTTGACGACGATCGGCTTGGTCACGCCGTGGAAAGTCAGGTCGCCGGTCACGTCGGCAGTGACTTGGCCTGCAGCATTTTTACCGGTGGTTTTAACACTGGTGGAGACGAACTTGGCATCGGCAAACTTGCCAACGTCCAGGAAGTCTTTGCTGGAGATGTGCTTGTCACGTTCGGCGTGGTTGGTGAACACGCTGGCGGTACGTACGTTGAACTCGATCTTGCTGTCTTCAGGCTTGGCAGCGTCGAAGCTGAACTTGCCGTCCAGGTCCTTGAAAGTACCGGTGATGAAGCTATAGCCCAAGTGGCTGATCTTGAAGTCAACGAAGGCGTGCTGGCCTTCTTTGTCGACAACATAATCAGCGGCCATCACCGAACCTGCGGACATCAGAGCAGAACCGATTGCCAGAGCGGCGAGCGTCTTTTTCAACATGCTTTCTATTCCTTGTGAGTCGAGGTTGAACATCAGGCTTTGCGCCCCAGCATTCGCGTCAGGGTCGCATCACGATCGATAAAATGGTGTTTAAACGCAGCCACGCCGTGCAAGCCGGCGAAGACCACCAACACCCAGGCGAGGTACAGATGCACCACACCGGCGGTGTCTGCCTGGTCCGGTAGCCCGGAAACCACGGCAGGAATCTCAAACAGGCCAAACACCGGGATACCGACACCGTCTGCGGTGGAAATCAGGTAACCGGCAATCATCACGGCAAACAGCCCGAGATAAAGGAAAGCATGGCCAAACGCAGCCCCGATACGGGTCAAGCGGCTGTAGCTGGCCAGTGGAGGCGGCGGCGGGCTGATCAGGCGCCAGACAATGCGCACCAGCATGATGGCGAACAGCGTAATGCCAATGCTCTTGTGCAGGTCAGGCGCGTCTTTGCGCCAGGTGCTGTAATAGTCGAGACCGACCATCCACAGGCCCAGGGCGAACAAACCGAACACCACCAGGGCCACGCCCCAGTGCAAAACAATGCTGACCCAGCCATAGCGGGCCGGTGAGTTACGTAGTTGCATGTCCCAAATCCCGTAAGAGCTGTGCCCAAGACTAGCGATTTACCTATCGAATTAAAGCGGAAAATTTCGCTTTGAAATATCGAGAAATACGATCAAGAGGTTATGCACAGTACGTTAACAATGGATTAAGGACTATTCCTAAGAAACGTGACAGTCCGTCCCGCGTTTACTGCCAATTCATCCGTAATGGGTTGTGACACCGTCTGGCATTGCATAGGCTTGCGCGATTGTTTCGCCTGCGCCGGCCGCAGGTCCGCTTCGAGGAGATAGACGATGGGCTTGAATAACCAGTGGATGCAACGCGACCTCGCGGTGCTGTGGCATCCCTGCACCCAGATGAAAGACCACCAGCAACTGCCGCTGATCCCGATCAAGCGCGGTGAAGGCGTCTGGCTGGAAGACTTCGAAGGCAAGCGCTACCTCGACGCCGTCAGCTCCTGGTGGGTCAATGTGTTCGGCCATGCCAACCCGCGTATCAACCAGCGCATCAAGGACCAGGTGGACCAGCTGGAACACGTGATCCTCGCCGGTTTCAGCCACCAGCCGGTGATTGAGCTGTCCGAACGCCTGGTGGCGATGACGCCCGACGGCCTGACCCGCTGCTTTTATGCCGATAACGGCTCGTCGTGCATCGAAGTCGCGCTGAAGATGAGCTTTCACTACTGGCTCAACCGCGGCCTGCCGAACAAAAAGCGCTTCGTCACCCTGACCAACAGCTACCACGGCGAAACCATCGCTGCGATGTCGGTCGGCGACGTGCCGCTGTTTACCGAAACCTACAAGGCGCTGCTGCTGGACACGATCAAAGTGCCGAGCCCGGATTGCTACCTGCGCCCCGAAGGCATGAGCTGGGAGGAACACTCGCGCACGATGTTCCTGGCCATGGAACAGACCCTGGCCGAGCATCACGACACGGTCGCCGCCGTGATCGTCGAGCCGCTGATCCAGGGTGCCGGCGGCATGCGCATGTATCACCCGGTGTACCTCCAGCTGTTGCGCGTAGCCTGCGACCGCTACGGCGTGCACTTGATCCACGACGAAATCGCCGTCGGCTTCGGCCGTACCGGCAGCATGTTCGCCTGTGAACAGGCCGGCATCCGCCCGGACTTCCTGTGCCTGTCCAAGGCCCTCACCGGCGGCTACCTGCCGCTGGCGGCCGTGGTCACCACCGACGACGTCTACGACGCTTTCTACGACGACTACCCGACGCTGCGCGCCTTCCTGCACTCCCACAGCTACACCGGCAACCCGCTGGCGTGCGCGGCGGCCCTGGCGACGCTGGATATTTTCGAAGAAGACAACGTCATCGAAAACAACAAGGCCCTGGCCCAGCGCATGGCCACGGCCACCGCGCACCTGGTTGACCACCCGCATGTGTCGGAAGTGCGCCAGACCGGCATGGTGCTGGCCATCGAGATGGTCCAGGACAAAGCCACCAAAACCGCCTACCCGTGGCAGGAGCGCCGTGGGTTGAAAGTGTTCGAACACGCCCTGGAACGCGGTGCTCTATTGCGGCCGCTGGGCAGCGTGGTGTATTTCCTGCCGCCGTACGTGATTACGCCGGAGCAAATCGACTTTTTGGCTGAAGTGGCCAGTGAAGGCATCGATATTGCGACCAACAGTAAAGTCAGCGTGGCAGTGCCAAAGGACTTCCACCCAGGCTTCCGAGATCCAGGTTGATTGAATTCACTCAACTGATCGGGTGTCAGGGCTACCTTCATCGCGGGCAAGCCCGGCGCCCACAGGTTTTGTATTTTTCCAGAGAACAGAAATGAGACTGTCCCGCTTTTTTACCGACACCCCGCTGAGCCTCGGCGAGCACGAATTGCCCGAAGCCCAGGCGCACTACATCAGCCGCGTGTTGCGCATGGGCGATGGTGATGCCGTGCAACTCTTCGACGGCTCCGGCCATGAGTTTCTGGGCACGTTGCTGGAGGTCGGTAAAAAACGCGTCACCGTGCAACTCACGGAACGCTTCGCGGGCCAGACCGAGTCCCCGCTGCACATCCACCTCGGCCAGGGCCTGTCCCGGGGCGAGCGCATGGATTGGGCGATTCAGAAAGCCACCGAACTGGGGGTGAATGAAATCACGCCGATTTTCAGCGACCGCTGCGAAGTACGACTCAAGGACGAGCGTGCCGACAAACGCCTGCTGCACTGGCGCCAAGTGGCGATCAGCGCCTGCGAGCAATGCGGGCGGTCGACGGTGCCGGTGATTCACCCACCGCTGCTGCTGGCGGACTGGTTAAAGCAGGCCGAGGCGGAGTTGAAACTTGTGCTGCACCCGGTGGC is a window of Pseudomonas antarctica DNA encoding:
- a CDS encoding YceI family protein, with protein sequence MLKKTLAALAIGSALMSAGSVMAADYVVDKEGQHAFVDFKISHLGYSFITGTFKDLDGKFSFDAAKPEDSKIEFNVRTASVFTNHAERDKHISSKDFLDVGKFADAKFVSTSVKTTGKNAAGQVTADVTGDLTFHGVTKPIVVKATFLGEGKDPWGGYRAGFEGTTSFNRQDFGKQMDLGPASNTVELYVTFEGVKAK
- a CDS encoding cytochrome b, with translation MQLRNSPARYGWVSIVLHWGVALVVFGLFALGLWMVGLDYYSTWRKDAPDLHKSIGITLFAIMLVRIVWRLISPPPPPLASYSRLTRIGAAFGHAFLYLGLFAVMIAGYLISTADGVGIPVFGLFEIPAVVSGLPDQADTAGVVHLYLAWVLVVFAGLHGVAAFKHHFIDRDATLTRMLGRKA
- a CDS encoding adenosylmethionine--8-amino-7-oxononanoate transaminase, with product MGLNNQWMQRDLAVLWHPCTQMKDHQQLPLIPIKRGEGVWLEDFEGKRYLDAVSSWWVNVFGHANPRINQRIKDQVDQLEHVILAGFSHQPVIELSERLVAMTPDGLTRCFYADNGSSCIEVALKMSFHYWLNRGLPNKKRFVTLTNSYHGETIAAMSVGDVPLFTETYKALLLDTIKVPSPDCYLRPEGMSWEEHSRTMFLAMEQTLAEHHDTVAAVIVEPLIQGAGGMRMYHPVYLQLLRVACDRYGVHLIHDEIAVGFGRTGSMFACEQAGIRPDFLCLSKALTGGYLPLAAVVTTDDVYDAFYDDYPTLRAFLHSHSYTGNPLACAAALATLDIFEEDNVIENNKALAQRMATATAHLVDHPHVSEVRQTGMVLAIEMVQDKATKTAYPWQERRGLKVFEHALERGALLRPLGSVVYFLPPYVITPEQIDFLAEVASEGIDIATNSKVSVAVPKDFHPGFRDPG
- a CDS encoding 16S rRNA (uracil(1498)-N(3))-methyltransferase, whose product is MRLSRFFTDTPLSLGEHELPEAQAHYISRVLRMGDGDAVQLFDGSGHEFLGTLLEVGKKRVTVQLTERFAGQTESPLHIHLGQGLSRGERMDWAIQKATELGVNEITPIFSDRCEVRLKDERADKRLLHWRQVAISACEQCGRSTVPVIHPPLLLADWLKQAEAELKLVLHPVAEPMISHARPASLAFLIGPEGGLTDAEVETAQSAGYHAARLGPRVLRTETAPVVALAVAQQLWGDF